Within the uncultured Draconibacterium sp. genome, the region GGGCATGTGTTTCGTTTTTACCCGACAGCACCCTCTGTACAATAAACTGGTCGGTACACCAATACCAGAAACCAATGATACTGGAGCCGATTAAAGCACCCAGCCATGGGAAATCGGCATCGCGGTTGTCCCTGATCAGGTTGATCATACTGTCGCCATATTCGTTAACCTGGGTAGCACCTGCAATTTCCAATACCTGGTCCCAGCCACCAACAGCTTTTAAACCAAGCACCACAATTACCAGCGATCCACCAAGCAGAATCGGCGTTTGAAGTACCGAAGTGTATAACACCGATTTCATTCCTCCGAAAATGGTATAAACTGCAGTTAACAGCACCAGACCAATGGCCGAGATCCAGAAGAAATCGATTCCCCACATGGTTTCGATACCGAAAACCTGTTGAAATACCAAACCACCGGCATAAACGGTTACAGCAACCTTTGTTAATACATAACTTACTAAAGAAATAAGTGATAGTACTGTTCTGGATTCTGGGTTATATCGGCGTTCCAAAAACTCGGGCATGGTAAGTACCATACTTCGTGAGTAAAACGGCACAAACACCCAACCAAGAATCAGGATCATCCATCCCTGAATTTCCCAGTGTGCCATTGCCATACCACTTGAGGCACCGGCACCGGCCAATCCAATAAGGTGTTCTGATCCAATATTCGAAGCAAAAATTGAAGCTCCAATTGCAATCCATGAAGCATCACGTCCTGCCAGGAAATAGTCGCCTGAAGTTTCTTCTTTCTGACTTAAAACCCAAACGATTACTCCGATAAGAGCAACACCAAAAAGGCCAATTACAATCCAATCTAGTAATTCCATAAAAGTTGATTTATTTTTTTGATTTAGTTTCTATTATAATCCTTTGGCCAAATGATAGTAAAGATCATTCCAGCGCAGTTCTTTTTTGAACGTAGGAATAGTAGTGTCGTTGTCGATTACTACAGCTTCGATACCTGCAATTTCAGCAAAGTCTAATAAGTCTTCAACAGAAAGGTCATAAGAGAAGCTGGTGTGGTGTGTACCACCTGCCAAAATCCATGCTGCAGCACCTACTTCGAAGTTAGGTTGAGGAATCCAAAGCGCACTTGCTACCGGTAATTTTGGAAGATCTTTTGATTCGATACAATCAACTGCGTTAATGATCATACGGAAACGGCTTCCCATATCTACTACTGTAGCAGCAACACCAGGTCCGGTTTTACTTTTGAAGATAACACGAGCAGGATCGTTTTTACCACCAATTCCCAAAGGAAGTACATCAAGTGTTGGTTTGCCATCAGCAATCAACGGACAAACTTCCAACATGTGCGCCTGAAGAATTGCACTGTTTTCGCCGTCGAAGTTTAAGGTATAATCTTCAAGGAAAGAGCATCCTTTGTAGTTTGGCATTTCCTGGCTCATAAACCACATCGTACGGCATAAAGCTGCAGTTTTCCAGTCACCTTCAGCACCAAAACCATATCCGTCGGCCATTAAACGCTGCGAAGCCAAACCTGGCAACTGATCGATACCTTCCAGGTCGTCGAAATTGGTAGTGAAAGCTTTTGCACCTTTTGCTTCCAACAGGCGACGTAGAGCAATTTCAATTTTAGCTGCGTGAGCTACCTGCGCGCGATCTTTTCCACCTTCTTTACAGCTATCCGCAAAATTGTATTCTGCTTCGTAAACTTTTACCAACTCAGCAACTTCTTCGTCGGTTACTTTATTTTGTACTGCAACAAGCTCTGCAATAGGACAATAATCTACGTGATATCCGAAAACTCTTTCAGCATCTACTTTATCACCATCGGTAACTGCAACGTTGTTCATTTGATCTCCGAAACGAACAATTAACATATCTTGCGAATCAGCCCATGCAGCAGCTACACGTGCCCATGAAGAAACCTGTGAAACGGTTTTCGGATCCTGCCAGTGACCTACAACCATTTTCAGGTTGTAACGCATACGTGCGGTAATGTGACCGAATTCTCTGTCGCCGTGTGCACTCTGGTTCAGGTTCATGAAATCCATATCGATTTCGTTCCATGGAATTTCTTTGTTGTACTGAGTATGCAGGTGCAACAATGGTTTGTTTAATTCTTTCAATCCGTGAATCCACATTTTGGCAGGAGAGAAAGTGTGCATCCAGGTAATAACACCAATACAGTTATCATCGCTGTTTGCGTCTTTACAAATGCGGTGTATTTCTTTCGATCCTGTTCCTGTAGGTTTAACTACAACTTTTACAGGAATTTCGGTAGATGCATCAAAAGCAGCAGCAATTTCTTTTGAATGCTCTGCAACTTGCTCCAATGTTTTAGGTCCGTAAAGATGTTGACTACCTGTTACAAACCAAACTTCCATTTCTTTTAATGTACTGCTCATATTATTAGATTTTATTTTAAATGTATATATTACTCTTATCAGCTTTTAGACTTTTACAATACGGTCGAGCCCACGTTCTGTAAATTCGCTTTTGCAGGTGTAATAAAAAGCCCCTTTTTTCGATTCTGATAAATCTTTTTCATTCAGGCGCTCCAACACATTAAGCGATAATATTTTTTTTCTGAAGTTTCCGGGATCGAATTCACGCTGAAATATAGCTTCGTATAATTTGCGTAATTGTAGTAAGGTAAATTTATCGGCCAACAGTTCTTTACCGATCAAACGATAGCCGGCTTCCTGTTGCAGTTTTACCAGTGCCTGTTCTAGCATTTCGCCATGATCGAAGATCATTTCCGGCAGTTCTGAAATGGGCCACCAATGTGCGCCATTCTCTCTAACACAGGCTTTATCGTGTTCATCCATACGCACCAAAGCATAATAAGCAAGACTAATTACCCTTGCTTCCGGATCACGGCCGGGATTGGAAAACGCAGCCACCTGCTGCATAAAAATATCCTCAAGACCTATGGTTTGTTTTAATACGCGTTTGGCGGCATCATCCGACGATTCTCCATCCTGAACAAATCCTCCCATAAGCGACCACGCTCCTTTTGAGGGCTCAAAACCCCGCGGATAGAGCAACAAACAAAGTTCCCCTTCGTCGTACCCCAGTATCACGCAGTCAACTGATACAAAATGCTTCGGATGTTTAGTATAGTGTTTCATAGTAATATTGATGGAACAAAACTATAAAAGTATTTTTAACCTTTATTATTCACCATCCTTAAAAATGAATATTTATGCTGCAAAACATATAATAGTTCAGCTATTACACATAAGAACATTTTCTAATCAACAGTTTTATTTTCTGCCACTTATGATCAACATAGAATTTTACAGCCTGCCCAAGAAACCATGAATCAACATTTTTCCAACAATCCTGTATTTATATTCATTCTAATAAAAAAAGGAGCCGAGCAGCTCCTTTTTTACGAGTACGATATACTATTAACCTGAGTTCGACTTTAAAATATTATCACAGAAAGTCATAATTGCATCAGATTTGCATTTATAATTCTGTAGGAATAACGGGTTATTTCAAGGAATTCTAAATGTAAAGATGGTGTGAGAAAGACTTTCCTATTGGTCTTTGCTCTTTTTGCCATAAACTTCCCCCAATTTTCTCGAATTATCCCGATAGTACTTCGAAAATCGGTGAAAGTTTCTGACTAAAAATAGCTAAAGCTGTGAGCCATTTTAAAGTCGAACTCAGGTTATAATTCTATACTTTGTTAATTGAGCCCCTTGTGTCAATTAATGATTTTCTATTTCAAATCCGATTCGCTGTACGCCTTCTCAATCACCGATTGTGGCAAAGCATAATCATACATTTCAAAAGCAGCCATCAAACCGGTGTAGTATTCACCGGCATCTGAAGCGCCAATTCTAATTTTTGCATTATCAACTGCCGACGACAGCAACATATTTTGTGCAGTGTCCAACACACCGTCAACATAAACTTTTTCCACTACTCCATCGAATGTTACTACAATATGGTGCCATTTATTGGCTTCGGGGACTTTGTTGTAAGGCAAATCAAAATGACCATCGAGGTGAGCAACCGCCCCGTAATTGCTTTTATTGTAATGAACGGCGTTGTACGAATTGGCCAGATAATGTGCACTTCTATCGCACCACGAAGCCAGACACTCGTCTCTATCGCTTACTTCCGGGTTTTTCACCCAGGCAGAAACTGTAAATGCACCGTTCCACTCTAAACTTCGTGGTACTGCAATTCCATCAAGCTCCAAAGCTCCTTTTGAGAACTCAATTGCTTTTGTTCCGCTTTCTTTGTCGATAACGATCTTTACATCTCCTTTTCGTACTAAATCGCCACCCAACGAACCGGCATTTGCCAGTTTATCAAACGATTTACCGGAAAGTGAATTTGCATTAAAGCCAACAATCATGCTCTGTGAGCTTGCTGCACCCGGTTCATTTTCCGATGGTTTATTTATCAAGTTCAATGGAATGTCAAATGTTTCTTCGTAAACTTTCATGTTCCAAACGGCGGCAAAAGTTCCTGTTTGCTCTGTTCCCAGAATGGTAAGTTTCAGGTAACGCGCGCTCACGGTATTATCATCAATCATCGGGCTTCCCGGGATTCGGTTTCCCGAGCGATCGGCATAAACTTCCCAGTTCGTATTATCGGTGGAATATTCAATTTTGTATTGATAATAGTAGGGAGAGAACTCAAATTGAGTAGTAATTCGTTTAATGTTCTTTTCTGCTCCCAAATCAACCGACAGGCTTTGTGGAAAAGTGTTATCTGCTGCTTTCCACATGGTGGCGTTATCGTTATCAAAAGCAAAGTCAGGATTATATCTGTAATCGTAGTCGGGCGATTGCAGATGATAAAACGAAGAAGCCGACGCTGGAGCTTTGTAAGCAATATCTTCAGGCACTTCCGACGGAATAAAAGCCTTGATACCTTTTTGCGTTGGAACTACCGCTTTTATTGTTGAGTCGTTTTCAAAGATCATACTGTCGATACACACCTGACGCGCCATTCCTCCGGCAGTAAACGGAACATCGTGTTTGTGGTAAACGATGTAATAATCGTCGCCATTTTCCAGCACCGAGTGGTGTCCCGGTCCGTGAGTGGTTCCGTCTTCGTTGGTTTGCAAAATCGGGTTATTTTCTCCCGGAGTAAATGGTCCATACGGATCGTTGGCGTATGAATACAATACCTTGTACGTTTCGTTGTGGCACGATTCGGCTGAATACATCAGAATGTATTTATCGCCTTTTTTCATCATATAAGCCGCCTCAAAAGGATTTGGTGTTTGTGCCAACGGAATATTGGTGGAGTTGAACATTTCCTCCATTGTTTCGGCGTTTAGCTCGCCAACCGCATACCCACTGTTGTAATGTACCCAGGTTCCCCAATAGCCATAAATACGGCCATCATCGTCCTGAAAAAACTGAGCATCCAACGAAGGAAATCCGTCAATCGGATAATTCTGAGCAATTACCGGCGTGTCATCGTCGTGTAATTTCTCCCAAGGTCCAACCGGTGTATCCGAAACATAGCCGTAAATGTTACATCCGGCCTGGCAGTTTCCAAAATAAAGGTAATAACGACCATCTTCGCCCTGCATAATATCGGGTGCCCAGAAATTGCGCAGCGCAACCGAATTCAACGTTGGCACTTCCATAATGTAATTGTACCAGTTTTGCAGGTCGCGACTGTACCAAACAGTTGGCGCTCCCGACGCCAGCATTTCATTGTCGGTAGTGGAGTAGATATAATAAATATCGCCAAATTTTTTAATTGTAGGATCGGCAAACCAACCGGGCAAAACCGGGTTAGAAATGTGTGTTGATTTTTGTTCTGTTGTTTTATTTCCGCACGACGACAGGATAAAAACTCCCGCAATCATGCTCAATAGTAATTTCCTCATTTTCTTGTCTATTTTTCGAGAATCCAGCTCTCCAATAAATGTTTTTGTTTATCGTTTAAATCAGTTTTTACCTGCATTTTATAATCGCACCATTCCTGATCAAAAATGGGAATAATAAATTCTCTTTCGCCGCTTCTGTATTTTACTTTCAGTACTATTTCACCTTGCATTTCAGGATGTGTTAAAGAACCAATCAGCGCATCATTTGCAGCTTTTCCGTTAATGGCAACAATACTATTTCCCAAAAATTCATTTTAAGACTATTCATAAGCGAGTTTTACAAAAACGGCTTTCAAATTTAAGAAAAAGCCAGCCCTGCATTACGCAATGGTAACCACAGGCACTGACTATCCCACTTAAACTTTGTTCTATGAAAAACAGGAAGTTATTTAATCTACTTGTATATAAAATCAGATATTTGCAATTGCCTGTAATCTCTTCGTATCGAGAAATACAATTTTTCGTCCGGTAAGATCCAACAGATTTTCATTTCTGAATTCCGACATTACCCGAATGAGCGATTCGGTAACAGTACCGGCCATATTTGCTAAATCTTCGCGGGTTACCGCTATCTGAAGTGCGTTGTAATTATCGAGCCCAAATTCATCTTTTAAAAGCAGCAACATTTCGGCAGTACGTTCGCGTACTGTTTTCTGTGCAATATCGGTAATAAAGGTGTTCGACTCGCCCAGTTCTTTACACATAAACTTCATCATTCCGTGGGTGAAGTCCCAGTTTTGCTGAAATAAATTCAACATGGTATTGTATGGCACGTGGCACACAAGTGTGTCGTTGTAGGCTTTTGCCGAAGTACAGGCTAATTCATTAGTAAGTAACGAGCGGTACCCAATAAGATCGCCTTGTTGCGCAAATTTCAGAATCTGCTGCTTTCCGTTTCCACCGATCTTATAGATTTTTACGATGCCTTTCAGCACGATGTACAAACCTGCGTGCCTGCAACCTTCGCGGTAGATTACAGTTCGCTTTTTATACGTTTTATACATTGAATTAAACTCAAGGTCGAGCAATTCTGCTTCTGACAGTTTTCGGAACATGTGAATATCGCGCAAGCGCGAATCATCTTTGATAACTGATGCGCCCCTTCTTCTAGGTTGAACGATTGTTTCCATATTAGTTACGTTTACGGATGACTACTGCACATATAAATTTACAGCGGCATGACACGATGGGCTAACCTCGAATTCCGGGAAATACCGGCTTACAATTTCGTACAAATCAGGATCGTACATTTTCATATCCGAGCGGGTATTCACCCAATTGTGCTTGCCGTCGGGTGTTTCAACTTCAGCATTTACATTAAACCAGTTTTGTACACCTTCGGCCCAATATTCCCAGATATTGGTTGCGGCGTATGTGTTTTCGTATTTTCCGGCTGCCATTGCGGCATCGAGCTTCTCCTGAAGTAAATCGTTAAATTTATCATCAAGCGGCATAATTCCCACACCGTGAATGGTGTGTGCAAATTCGTGAATCAGAATATCTTCAGCATGATACTTGTCAATCTGGTAACCCAGCAGGTTTTCTTCGGCACAAGTTGTCAGCGGATCTTCCATCGATCCTCCCAGTCCACGTGCACGTACATCCCAGTTTAGCGTAGTGTCGTTGGCTAAATAGGCGTGTTCAGGAATATCGGTTGTTCCTTCGTAACGCGCCATAATTCCAACGCGGGTGTTCAGTTTTACCATTTGATTGAGGACATCTTCCGGTAGGCCGCCGGTCATAAAATCAATGATCTCGCAGGCCTTAACAAAAGCAGAATCGGGCACCCGGTGAGAACTCATAATATGAATGCCGTTTACATTGACATACTTTTTATAAAACGGATCGAGTTTCAGTTCCTTGGGCGGTTTTACAATTTTGTACTCCTTTGCCGGCACCTTGGCCGCCAGACAGGAGAACGACAAGATTCCGGCAAGTAGCACCACCAGAATCTTAGCATTTTTATGAGCGAAAAAGTTAGTCATTACACAGCGATTTTATATTTAGCTAATTTGATGTTTCAGCGTTCCAGTCCGGCGTCTCCTGCTTTAGAAAATTATGCACAAAGAAATCGCGACGTTTTTGCTCGCCGTAAGTTCCTCCAAGCGTATGATTTGTTCCGGGCAGCACGACCAGTTCAAAATCTTTTTTAGCTTTTATCAGTGCATCGGCAACCTGCATTGTTGATGCCGGATCAACATTATCGTCCATTTCGCCAACAATCAGCATCAGTTTTCCCTGCAGTTTATCGGCGTTCTCAACGTTCGAACATTCGGCATATTCAGGCCCAATCGGGTACCCCATCCACTGCTCGTTCCACCAAATTTTGTCCATTCGGTTATCGTGGCATCCGCACGAAGAAACGCCGGCTTTATAAAACTCAGGATGAAATAAAAGACCGGCCAAAGTACTTTGTCCACCAGCCGATCCTCCAAATAAACCAACACGTGTGGTGTCCATGTAACTGTATTCTTCGGCAGCAGCTTTTATCCACAAAATACGATCGGGGAAACCGGCATCTTTCAGGTTTTTCCAACACACATCGTGGAAAGCTTTCGAACGGTTTGAGGTTCCCATTCCGTCCATTTGCACAATGATAAATCCCAACTCTGCAAGGCTTGAAAAAGCATAACTAACAGGACTAAAACTTTTTTGAACAAATGAACTGTGCGGGCCTGCATAAATGTATTCGATTATCGGGTATGTTTTGTTTTCATCGAAATTGGTAGGGCGATAAATATTTCCCCAAATATCGGTTTTACCGTCGCGGGCTTTAGCCACAAACGGCTCGGGTGCAATCCATCCTTTTTCCAACAGCGATGAAATATCTGTTTTTTCCAATTCCACCACTACTTTTCCGTCTTCGGCACTACGAACCACTGTAAAAGGGGGCATTTCAACCGTTGAATAAGTGTCGGTAAAATAGTTTAAATCTTTTGAGAACGATACATCGTGGTTCATTTTCTCCGGCGTCAGATCAATTAATCCGCTGCCATCAAAATTCACCTTGAAGCAATGCAAGTAATACGGATCTTCATCAGCGTTCTTGCCTGATCCGTAAAAGAATATAGTACGATCTTCGTCATCAACTTTGATAACATTTCGAACCACCCACTCTCCTTTTGTAATCTGATTTTTCACCTTGCCGGTTTTTGAATCAATCAGGTACAGATGATTCCAGCCATCACGTTCTGATGCCCAAAGGATTTCGTTGCTTTCCTCCAGATCGTAACGATAACGTTTTCCGCTGTAATCAATAAAAGTCTTGCTCTGTTCATCAATCAGCACTTTAACATCGCCGCTTTCGCCATCCACTTCAACGACTTTGTAGGCCTGGTGACCGCGCTGATTAAACTCGAAAGTAAAAGCAGAAGCGTCTTCTTTCCATTGCGGGTTGGTGAGGCTAAACTGGTGTTCAAAAGCATCGGTATTTACCGGAATCTGCTTTTTACTTTCCACATCGAACAATGCTGGATGTTTTATTGGCATGGCGTCGCCCGGTTTGCGATAATCACGTTTATGTAAAATAGGTTGCAACTGGTCTTTTGGCGACGATTCAACAAAAAATATTTCGCGTTTTTCAGCATCGCGAATTTTGTTTACGGCCAATTTTTTTGAATCGGGCGACCACGAAAAATACGACGAATAATAATCGCCAGGAGCTCCGTCAAAACTCAACTGAAACTCTTTGTTTGTTTCGTTGTTTTTTATGTAAACATTATTTTCCCGGATGAAAGCCGTCCACTCCTTATTTGGTGAAGGCACCGGATCTTTACCCTTTTCATCGAAAAATCCTCCCCAGTAACCATTTCCGTTGCTATCCTTTTCAACCGAGTCTTTCTGTAACTCATATTTTTTCAGCTCACATGTCCAGTAAGCTTTTTTGAAATTAAAATGAATCGTTTTTTTATCTTCATCAAATTTCAGATCGCGTAAAACCAGGTCTTTTGCCGAAATATTTTTCTCCAACTGCTGATTCAATGCGTTAACCAGTTTGTCAGTATCAAAAGCAACTTTTTTCGATCCTATTTGCGCATCAACCAACTGATACTTCATTCCATCGCGTGTTTTTATTCGGTACCAGAATACCGACGATGAATCAATCCATGTTACTTGTGTTACCTGGTTATACACCAGACTATTCAGTTGCATTACTGAATCAGCTTTTGCATAATCTTCTTTTGTGATTTGCGCTGAAGTTTTATTGCCCCAAAGTACGAGCAGCAAGACTAAGTTTATGAAAAGAAATTGCGTTGCTTTAACCATAACTTTTTATTTAAATATAAAACCCGACCTATGTTATTAATTAATATTTCTACAAAAAAACGCACAAAGTTTAATATTCAAACAAACTGATTGCATTTTAGCCTATAATTTAAACTTTTACTGTCATTCAGTTTAATTCAGCTCCAGTTTTACCACTTCGTTTGTAAGTGGAATAACATATTGTCCGCGCTCATTTTTTTCTATTCCGACTACACGGCTTATTGCTGCATCCTCATCAAAAGATTTTATTCGCAGATAAGCGTTTGGAGTATATGCATTGGCTTCTTCAAATTCAACCACAACTTTTCCGGTTGACTGATTGTAAGAAACAGCTTTAAATTTACCGGCATCTAAGGTTAACCACATTTTTAATGGTGCCACATAAATACGCGATTTAGCTGCTGTTGTTAATTCAACTTTTACAACATCGCCATCTTCAGTAACATTACCACCAAAAGCCAACCAGCCAAACTCATCGTTATGCATTAAATATGTTGATGTGTTTACTGCATAACCATAGTATCCACTTCCGTAGTCGCCCGAAATACCGTCGTTTTTCAATGTCGACGGGAACGAGTGAAATGCTGCAGGAGCAAAACCATCTTCAGTAATATTTGATATCGATCCCATTAAACCTCCATAACCAACACGTAGCAGGTATAGGTCTTCAGGATGTTCTTTGTATTCATATAGAACAGGAATGGCATTTAGTGCCGAACCGTAGTGGTGAATCTGACGTTCAACACGCGAAAGTTTACCTCCGTATAGGAAATCCCAGTAACGACGTGCATTACCGTTGTATGCCCAGTGAGGAATAGTTGGCATGTAAGCCAAAATTGCTTTTAAGGTTGTTTCTGCTTTTTCGCCATAACCAAAATAGCGAGACCACATATAAACTTCTTCCTGACCTGTTGAATCCCAAGGCATTTCGCTACCAAACGGATAATTTAACGACGCCCAATGATCAGCACGACGCTTCATCATCCCTTCCATTTTACGGGCATATTCCCACAGTCCTTCCGCTTTTAAATCATCAAGAATATGAACAAATACACTACCTTCCATTTGGCCAAACTGCGCATAATACGGAGCTAACTCCATCATTGCCATTGAAGTTTGGTAGGCACTCATCAAGTACCAATCCCAAGTTTGCTGCTTTACCAAGCCTTCGTAGTTTCGGGCCAAACGATACATAACCCAGTGTGCTGCTGCAACGTGCGGATAATTGTATGAACGTTCAACGGTTTGCGCATGTTTTTTATCCCAGGCCGCCCAGGTATTGTAATTTACATCTTTGCTGTAAGTTCCGGCCGGCATTGAATCCGGCTCGTAGTAGAACATACTTTTCCGAACACCATATTTTTCATGTCCTTCGTTGTATTGAATTCCGCCCCAGATTGTTTTCTGAACAAAGTCTTCCAACATGGCCACCTGCTTTTTATCGGGTTGAATCAACTGTTTCATAATGGCATTTAACCAGGCTCCGGCGCCACCTTCGTCGCTCAATCCGCAAATCCAGGCACGACTATCTTCAGTAACCTGTTTCTGTTCTTCGTAATCGTAAGTAATCACCGATGGACTGCGATCAAAAGGATCGTTTTCGTCGTCGAACCATTGTTTGGTCATTAGAAAGTTTCCGTTGTCGGCAACTACCTGCTCTTCAGTTTTAATAACTTTATAGTTAATGGTTTGTGTTAAACCATCTTTGTAAGTAATAGTTAAACGCGCTCTGCCCCACTTTTTGCCAGCAACAGCATATTTTACCCAACCATTTTCGGTAGTCTCCAGTTTTTTCAGTTCCAGCGCACCTTCAGGTTCAACACTAGTATTTTTTACTTTTTGGCTATACTTCAAAAATAAACCGGCATTTACATCTTCCGGTACCACATATCCTGGTACACCAAATGCAACCGGACGATCGTTTTCGATCAAAGCCGGTTCAATATTTTTAATCGCATCGGTAAGTACAAATTCTACCCCATAACTTACCGATTTTCCTGGCTTTAATATTTTCGATGATGGTGTGTTCCAAGGAGCAGCCTCTTTCCACTCGTTTTCGGCATAAGCCTTTGTTAACGGCATCCACTCATGAAAACCTTCAAAAGTAATTCCTCTTCGGGTTGGATCGTCGAGCAGTGGATTCCATGCTTCGAAAGGTGTTTCGCCATAGGGAAGCACCAATAAAACAGGTCCGCTTCCTTTTAAACGAATTACCTGCAAGTAACCGGCATCCATACCAATGTACGGATCGTAGAAAACATTCTCAGTGTGTGCTTCATCCAGTGTTTTTCGGTCGTGATCGTTATTGAAAATCAGCGGAATTCCAAGTGCACCAATTTCTACAGCCTGTTTTGATGTATTTCTAATTTCAAAACGCAGGGCCAAATGACCATCTGCTTTTTCCCAAAACCGATGTACTTGCACCGGACTGTTTTCTAAAATTCCGCTTAAATCGGAAACAGCTAATTGACTATCGTTTTCAGGCTCTAAAGTGGTTACACTTTTTCGTGAGGCAGCAGACGAAAAAGAAGTCCATTCTTTATCGCCAGCGGTTTTAACACGGAAATTAATGTCGCCAAGATGATAAAATCCGGCTTTATTTCGTTTAGCCAGCAATTCGCCGGGTGTAAAATCAAATTCAGGCTCCGAAACCGGATGTAAACCGGCAACCGTATGCGATGATTTTAATATTTCGATATTGAAATCGGGTGTAGAAAATTCGAACGCCCCCTTGTTAATGTCTATCGAATCAGGAGAAGCAACTAACGATGATGCAAATGCTTCAGCATTCATTATAAGGCTCCAACACAACAGAAAGAAAAGAATATTCTTTGGTTTCATTTAATGTCTATTTAATTATTTATTACTCAACTACTAAAAGTTATATGTTTAAAATTAATTGATTATTTTACTAATTATAAGCCAGTTGTATTTTACATATACAAATTTACGATTTCCACATTTTAATTTCGCACGAACAATCGGTATAAATTTCTTTTGCATCAAGTTCTGCATTATTGGCAATTGTAATAGCCCTCTGGTTACCTCTCATACTTGTTTCGTTGTTGTTGTTTCATCATCAGCAGCATCCAGCTTAACTTCCGAACATTGTGAGTAAAACGAGCTGGCAAACACAATTAGCTCCCGTAAAAAAAGAGGTTTATACTTCGGATTAGTATGTAAATATCTGCACAACAATTTTCTAATTTATCGTAATATTAAAAACAAATGTTACCTGGTATTGTGTCCCACCTTTTTGGTAAACCAAGGCCTCTTTTATGGTATAATTATCGCCGGCAACTGATTTTCCGGGAAACTGACCAATGTTGAACTCGAAGTTACCCGCAGAAAACTCTGCAAATACCTTACTATCGTTCTCATTGCCCCAGTCAATTACATCGCCATTGCTATCAAACCAGAATCCGTAACCGGTTGCATTGGCATTATAATTTAACGATCCGTCTGAATCAACAGCTGCAAAAGCAATTTTACCTTCCTGTGGGGTTTGTGTAGCTGCAAGTAAAGCACCCGAAATTTCTGTTGGTTGCAGTTTCAAAGCCTGACCAACCTTGCTTATATCTCCATTGCTGTTCAGATTTAGCGCCACACCTGAATAATTTTTAGCATCTGCGGCAAACGAAAGATCATAAGTTAATGTCAGGTCTTCCGGATCTTCATTCGGATCAATAACGATATTTCCCAACAAGTCGGTATTTGTAAAACTAACCGAGTATGGCCACTGATCATCGTTACTTTCCAATTCGTCCCAGGCATGCGATTCATAAGTTGACGGTGCTCCAAGAAC harbors:
- a CDS encoding family 43 glycosylhydrolase; the protein is MRKLLLSMIAGVFILSSCGNKTTEQKSTHISNPVLPGWFADPTIKKFGDIYYIYSTTDNEMLASGAPTVWYSRDLQNWYNYIMEVPTLNSVALRNFWAPDIMQGEDGRYYLYFGNCQAGCNIYGYVSDTPVGPWEKLHDDDTPVIAQNYPIDGFPSLDAQFFQDDDGRIYGYWGTWVHYNSGYAVGELNAETMEEMFNSTNIPLAQTPNPFEAAYMMKKGDKYILMYSAESCHNETYKVLYSYANDPYGPFTPGENNPILQTNEDGTTHGPGHHSVLENGDDYYIVYHKHDVPFTAGGMARQVCIDSMIFENDSTIKAVVPTQKGIKAFIPSEVPEDIAYKAPASASSFYHLQSPDYDYRYNPDFAFDNDNATMWKAADNTFPQSLSVDLGAEKNIKRITTQFEFSPYYYQYKIEYSTDNTNWEVYADRSGNRIPGSPMIDDNTVSARYLKLTILGTEQTGTFAAVWNMKVYEETFDIPLNLINKPSENEPGAASSQSMIVGFNANSLSGKSFDKLANAGSLGGDLVRKGDVKIVIDKESGTKAIEFSKGALELDGIAVPRSLEWNGAFTVSAWVKNPEVSDRDECLASWCDRSAHYLANSYNAVHYNKSNYGAVAHLDGHFDLPYNKVPEANKWHHIVVTFDGVVEKVYVDGVLDTAQNMLLSSAVDNAKIRIGASDAGEYYTGLMAAFEMYDYALPQSVIEKAYSESDLK
- the araA gene encoding L-arabinose isomerase, which codes for MSSTLKEMEVWFVTGSQHLYGPKTLEQVAEHSKEIAAAFDASTEIPVKVVVKPTGTGSKEIHRICKDANSDDNCIGVITWMHTFSPAKMWIHGLKELNKPLLHLHTQYNKEIPWNEIDMDFMNLNQSAHGDREFGHITARMRYNLKMVVGHWQDPKTVSQVSSWARVAAAWADSQDMLIVRFGDQMNNVAVTDGDKVDAERVFGYHVDYCPIAELVAVQNKVTDEEVAELVKVYEAEYNFADSCKEGGKDRAQVAHAAKIEIALRRLLEAKGAKAFTTNFDDLEGIDQLPGLASQRLMADGYGFGAEGDWKTAALCRTMWFMSQEMPNYKGCSFLEDYTLNFDGENSAILQAHMLEVCPLIADGKPTLDVLPLGIGGKNDPARVIFKSKTGPGVAATVVDMGSRFRMIINAVDCIESKDLPKLPVASALWIPQPNFEVGAAAWILAGGTHHTSFSYDLSVEDLLDFAEIAGIEAVVIDNDTTIPTFKKELRWNDLYYHLAKGL
- a CDS encoding NUDIX domain-containing protein, with the protein product MKHYTKHPKHFVSVDCVILGYDEGELCLLLYPRGFEPSKGAWSLMGGFVQDGESSDDAAKRVLKQTIGLEDIFMQQVAAFSNPGRDPEARVISLAYYALVRMDEHDKACVRENGAHWWPISELPEMIFDHGEMLEQALVKLQQEAGYRLIGKELLADKFTLLQLRKLYEAIFQREFDPGNFRKKILSLNVLERLNEKDLSESKKGAFYYTCKSEFTERGLDRIVKV
- a CDS encoding Crp/Fnr family transcriptional regulator; the protein is METIVQPRRRGASVIKDDSRLRDIHMFRKLSEAELLDLEFNSMYKTYKKRTVIYREGCRHAGLYIVLKGIVKIYKIGGNGKQQILKFAQQGDLIGYRSLLTNELACTSAKAYNDTLVCHVPYNTMLNLFQQNWDFTHGMMKFMCKELGESNTFITDIAQKTVRERTAEMLLLLKDEFGLDNYNALQIAVTREDLANMAGTVTESLIRVMSEFRNENLLDLTGRKIVFLDTKRLQAIANI